The following is a genomic window from Triplophysa rosa linkage group LG11, Trosa_1v2, whole genome shotgun sequence.
GTCAACAGCATTCAGGGGAAGCTGACCGTGCCCTTCCGTGCCACCTGTGAGTTTTAAAGGAACACTTCACCAAAATTACAATTAAGTTCCCATTTAcgcatgtcatttaaaacacgttAATCTGACACGTAAAACAAGTTAATTTCAAAGAATCTTTACTCAGCTGTTTTATCATGTGAATTATTCCTCAAAAGTTTATAAAAACGAATCTTTCTCTAATTGTGTCAATCTTGTAAGGCTATCGGGAGATGTATGAAATGTCTTGCTTTGTTCAGATGCCGCCTCTAAGCACGCAGTTCAGGCATTTTTTGACTGTCTGCGGGCTGAAGTTCAACAGTATGGTATCATTGTGAGCACTGTCAATCACACATTCATAAACACTCCCACCACAGAGGATGAGGCTAAATCCACAGGCACAAGTGAGTCAACGACTGTTAATAATGctcatatatgtatttatttatatataatgccTGATGATAAACTGTTACTCAACCCAGAGGTCaaggaaaaacacattttgtgacaTGGGAACATAtgatatttactgtattaacCTACCTTGGAACATAAACTTTTGCTGTATGTTTGTAATTCTGTTTCCTAGTTTTGTGCCAGTACTCAAGAATTAATGGAAAAAAAAGATGGACATAATGATGTAAAGGTGATCATAACCTGTTTGTATATGTTTTCTCCTCTATAATCCTCTGGACTATGAATTTTGGTTGGAAATTACAGCCTTTACTAAACAGAAATCTCTTGGTGTGAATCCGGAGGAGATGGCAAGTGAACTTCTGAATACTTTGAGCAGTAAGAAGAAGGAGATTTTAATGGCCCGCTTCATCTCCAAAGCAGCGATCTACACCAGATCTCTCTTCCCTAACCTCTTCTTTGCCATCATGGCAGCAGGAGTCAAGACCACCACAGCTGAGGAGATGTCAGAAGATTGAAAGGTCACTTTAATGTGTTGTTGCGCCGCAGTTCTTAAATTACAAGAGTCAGATTTGCTTCACATTTAAATTGTTGATATTTAATGAATTGCTGATTTTGTTTGTGAATCTTGATCTGTTTTTGAAGCAACTGGTTGGCAGCAGATATAGTCCATGCGGTTTTAAAGAAGTATGAAGTAGATGAATACACTAAACGACTTCTTTGtttatacatgaaaaataaGATTCCAGGACatcttaaaaaatacattttcagattGTCTTTCATGCCTGATAGAATATGAGGATCTCCTAGAGATGACTATTGTCTGTAATAGCCTGTTTGTAGGCCTATGCAATTTAATTTTAACTcatcaaaatgaacaaaaatgtaaatatggcaattatgttgtgactaaaacgtgtacaaaataaatcaaaactatttGAAACTatgatttttcatcattttcagTAAAGTTTGCAGAAACGTCCTCTTGTCATTGTAATAAGCCTATTCTTGAGGTCCCACAATGAGTTGCTTTTTAAACTGTATTGAAGGAGTTCACATCGATTCTATTGACTAATTTATCTACATTATTTTGTCAACgtcatcaataaaaaaatatatatattgagcGCATTATGGAAGAAGTTgtactttttgggtgaacaggtGGAAAATCAGTTTCGCAGCGCCCTCTTCTGTCACTGTTCAGCATCGCCGAGTGACGTCACACGAACATGGCGCGCTACATATTGtcacaaaagtgtgtgtttaggtTCATTCAAGGATATAACAGCAGTCAGCGATTCACCCAAAACCATGTTTGTGCATTTACTAACGACTCCATTCCACATGTGATACACGACAGACAAAATCAGCGTTTCACTGTCGCCTGTGATTCAGAAGGTAAGAAATAATAACACTAATGTCAACCTGTCTGTCTAGTGCACCACAAGTAGACTAGTTAcctacctagacagcattttGATCATCAAAGTTTAGCCGTCTCCTGACTGCACTACGGTGCTACAAAATGTTGTCTATTTAGGCATCTCATCATGCGGTTTTGAGTGACAGCTTTATGTCTATGTGTTATTTAATAATAGACAAATCAGTGTTGAAATACACCTCCAGGGGTGACGGACAGGTGGAGCTGATATCTACAGAAGTTCCTGAATCACACAGGGGTAAAGGTGTAGCAGCACACCTGGCCAAGGTGAATAAAGTTCACTTTATCATCTTAAACACTATTGTGTAACTGAATGCCAGTGATGAACTAGTTTATTTCCTTCAGGCTGCTCTGGACTTTGTCATTGAAGAAGATCTGAAAGCAAGAATATCCTGCTGGTACATCAGAAAATATGTGGATGAAAATCCACATCTTGGATACCAGGCTTACATTAAAGACTGATGCCACAAATAAACCCGAAACACCTCGACAGATTCTACCTCAATGTCATCAAACTACCAAACATGATGTCCCGAGGGCATTTgtgcaatatttgcttttagtgAGGGTAATATTAAACCATCCAAATAAAAGTAGTATGTTAGACAAATGCATGGTGCTAAACCTggttaaagtatttatttatttgaaaaaaggCTAACAATAACGTATCAAGAATATTTCAGCATGGGCTTTATTCTTGTGCACAAAATatgcacagaaaacaaaacactcgatgaatattgaatatgaatattttgttAATCCTGTGTGGTTTCAGTCATTCCAACACGTGTTTGTATGTGTTATGTGTCATTTTTGCCAAGCctcattaaattcttctcaagcTTTACATCGCACTCCAAACACAACTAAGCATTTACATCAGTTTCAACATCTAGTGGGACCTAAATAACAGAAACCACTAGTGAAATTTtcttatttgatattttattacaaaaataaatcattagaAGAATAGTTTGACTAAAAACGGAGGAAGTGATACTGTTGCCGAAATAGTGGGTTTTGTGATGAGGCCTGGCAGACTGCcccagttccagaggtgttgaATAGAGGTTCAGAAGCATGCCAATGAAATCTTAATAAAGACTTGCTAAACCTTTTTATTATGGACCTATGTCTATTATGAAATGGTCTCTGTCTCCATAGATGAAAGCAGTGAATTCTGTCATGTAGCATTATAGGATTTGTACTGTATGGTCCACAcatccacatttatttattttgtgtatcgCTTATACAATTTAGGAGGGGACTGAATAGTTCATGTAATGACTCTTGTTAACTgcctatacagtatgtttgttaAAACATTCTAAAAAAGTTACTTTATGCATTGTGTCAGATACTGAGTTTTAGATCCTTACTAACTACCTGAATCACTCCCACACCCAACTGTATGGAAGCCCGTTTCAGCCACGTGATAAAAAAATCAGgctctaaaaagtcataattatgagataaaaagtcataattatgagataaaaagtcgactttttatctcataattatgactttttatctcataattttgactttttatctcataattttgactttttatctcataattatgacttttaatctcataatttcgattttgtatctcataattatgactttttagagcctgattttttttatcacgtgGCGGAATTGGGCTTCCATACTACTGTCTTCAAGAGAGAACATGAATCTACTCTTATGTAAGAATCTTTTAATTGATGTTTGTGAACTAATGATTAGGTCAACTCCTATTTATCTACTGGAATTACACAGAAAAATGAGACATACTAGGACATCAGGGAAAGTGACGCAAAGATCATGAAACAAACAAGTTTCAATTGCTCTTCAAATATAAGTACATAGTCAAATGTCAAGAATTCCACAAAGAAATCTTTTCACATAGATTTAAAACCTAACAGTGATAACAAAAACATGGATAATTAAGTTATcctaaagggatcgttcacccaaaaataaagattctgtcgtCATTTGTTCACTcatgtgcaacacaaaagaagatattttgagaaatgtcctagtgattttgtgttcatacaatggaagtcagtgggggtcaatggtgtttggttaccaacattatggaaaatatttttttgtgtgttctacaagaaagtcatatgcaggttttgaatgacataaggatgactaaatgatgaaataattgttGTAATTGAGTGAAATCTTCCTATATCAAGTCTAATTCAGTTCAGTTCTTTGGATGGTGTTTCTGGAGGATTACCTGCAGACTTCAGGTCCAGCCCTGCTCCAGCACACCTTCATCAACAGATACACAAGTAATCCAGAAGACCTTGTTCAGCTGGCTCAGGTGTGTTTGACAGACGTGAACTCTTCAGGAAGGATTTGGCTATGTCCATGTGATCTTTACATTTCTGATAACAAATACTCAAAATTCTGTTAACAGGGGGATACACAAGTCTGCTGTTGATTTGTTTTCAATTCTCAGTCGATCGATCAGTACATAcattggttggttggttggttggttggttaataaatgctgttatatgatattatataatGGGAACCGTTATACCTGTAAAACCAGTATTAGACAGATTGCCCATCCTGTCTATTGTTGTGCAGATGATTGAAACAGTATAAAAGACATGATCCAGCTGTTAGTTTATACTGGACGTCTTCACTGAAATTCTCTCATCTGCTCCTTCTACTGTAAGTATCTGTCATTCTGTCTTGTGTTTTGGGCTTATAGGCAAAATAACAAACCAAATGATTTATATTATACTATAAGCTGaatgtgtttgtattgtttagTGGACGTTGGAGATGGCCGTTGTCAGCTTTATCATTCTCATGTGTGTTGCTTTGAGCAGCCCTACAGCAGGTAAGagtctttctctcacacacaatgTCAATCTGACGATGATGACTTCAAAGATGTTTAGAAGTTGATTTGGAAACTTTGAGAGACGTTATGATCTCTTTTTTTATAGATTCGGGTTTTAAACTTTTCTCAAAGCTCTGCTGAAGAAGCATCTTAATGTGTTTGGGCTTCTCTGTTTGGATGGTTTCAGAATGGTTTATATTAACACTTGTCTGGCTGATCAGGCTGAGGACTTTTtaagctggtttaagatcattTTTACTAGAATTTTGCACTATAATACATAGAAAAATGTAATACTACACAAAAAATTAGTAATTGAAATGTATTATCAATAATCTTGCATCTTGTCctgtatatttgtatgtttgtttgaaaatgtattttggctTGAAAGTGCTCATTGTAAAGCTTGAAAGgcgctaaataaaaataaacttcttcATCTGGTTTAATTGGTTGCAAAGGAGCTTTAGTggacatatttacatttaatgacATTCCTAACATGCACTTTATCTTTCCAGGTCTTCGCCGTCCAGACATTCCTTTTCCTGAAATATGCAAGTCTTCCTACTCAACTTAAGCTAATACTACTTAGGCCTACTATGTTGTCACAATACCAAATTTTTGAATTCGATACAATACCCAAGAAAAGTATTTTGATACCAATACTAAATAGATACCAGAAAAGTAAACagtttaaacttaaaaaaaaaaaatactcgCTAAGACCTTAAAACATGGttgaattcattaacattacatGATGCATTAGCTgagatgaactaacaataaacaatctATTTTACAGcagttattcatatttattaatgttacTTAATACAAATCCAGTTATGGTAACAATGGTAATACAAttaactatggtaatacaactGTTAATATTTTACATGGATTGAAATGGGCTATTTATTAAATAGTCTTTTGAAAAGAATcactaagatgaataaatgctgtagatgtATTGCCCATTATTAGCTCATGTTAGCTAACTAATGTTAAGAAATGGAACCTTGAAGCGTTATCAAAGCTGGCAAGTCACAAAATAAATCAGGTAAATAAAATTTCATTTACAAAATAATGCTTTCATAATTCATGGCTTGGACCaaataaagaagaaaaatcAGTCCAGAATTGATCCTCCTTTAATACCATTTGTTTCCTGCATGGTTATATTTAGCTTGCCGTATTCTTTTTAGAGGACAGTTGACGGGATGGCTCCcccaaaaatggaaatcctgtcatcagttactcacccccaagttgttccaaacctgtataaatttctgatTTATATAATGGGTCGGGATGCAGTTTAAGGACTTTCTTCCTTACAGATCCTGACTCTCTACCCTGTCCACTGGGCTGGATAGAGTCTGATGATCGCTGCTATAAGCTATTTACAACCCCCAAAACATGGCATCAGGCTCAGGTACAGACTCAAGTAACCACAACCATTTGACAGGATAATGATCTGTATAAGATATTGACCAAGCACAGGTTCAGtgactctttctttctttctttctttctt
Proteins encoded in this region:
- the im:6904045 gene encoding protein NATD1, which encodes MARYILSQKCVFRFIQGYNSSQRFTQNHVCAFTNDSIPHVIHDRQNQRFTVACDSEDKSVLKYTSRGDGQVELISTEVPESHRGKGVAAHLAKAALDFVIEEDLKARISCWYIRKYVDENPHLGYQAYIKD